A region from the Vibrio artabrorum genome encodes:
- the sstT gene encoding serine/threonine transporter SstT, protein MQNHNMLARIARGNLVLQILAGIVFGVILAMVSPSAAQDAGLLGSLFVGALKAVAPILVFILVAASIANQKKGQHTHMRPIIVLYLIGTFSAALTAVVLSFMFPTTLTLVAGAEGAHPPQGIAEVIHTLLFKLVDNPVSALMNANYIGILAWAIGLGLALHHASATTKAVFEDLSHSVSHIVRFIIRLAPFGIFGLVSMTFATTGFDALASYGQLLAVLLSSMLIIALVVNPLLVFIKTKQNPYPLVLQCLRESGVTAFFTRSSAANIPVNMNLCKKLKLDEDTYSVSIPLGATINMAGAAITITVLTLAAVHTMGIEIDIFTAILLSLVAAISACGASGVAGGSLLLIPLACGLFGISNDVAMQVVAVGFIIGVIQDSAETALNSSTDVVFTAAVCQANQNKAQ, encoded by the coding sequence ATGCAAAATCACAACATGCTCGCCCGCATCGCTCGTGGAAATCTCGTTCTACAGATCCTTGCTGGTATTGTTTTCGGTGTCATTCTCGCCATGGTTTCTCCTTCAGCAGCTCAAGATGCAGGCCTACTAGGTAGTCTGTTTGTTGGCGCTCTGAAAGCGGTTGCCCCCATTTTAGTCTTCATTCTTGTTGCGGCTTCTATCGCAAACCAAAAGAAGGGTCAGCATACTCATATGCGACCAATCATTGTGCTTTACCTGATTGGTACGTTCTCTGCAGCACTGACTGCTGTAGTACTGAGCTTCATGTTCCCAACCACTTTGACACTGGTTGCTGGTGCAGAAGGCGCTCACCCTCCTCAAGGTATTGCTGAAGTAATCCATACCCTTCTATTCAAACTTGTTGATAACCCTGTGAGTGCGCTAATGAATGCGAACTACATCGGTATTCTTGCTTGGGCTATCGGCCTTGGTCTGGCGCTGCACCACGCATCAGCAACCACCAAAGCGGTTTTCGAAGACCTAAGCCACAGTGTGTCACACATTGTTCGCTTCATTATTCGTCTTGCACCATTCGGTATCTTTGGTCTTGTTTCGATGACATTCGCAACAACCGGTTTTGATGCTCTTGCGAGCTACGGTCAACTATTAGCGGTTCTGCTCAGTTCAATGCTGATCATAGCCCTTGTGGTTAACCCACTGCTTGTCTTTATAAAGACAAAACAGAACCCATACCCACTGGTACTTCAGTGTCTCCGTGAATCTGGTGTAACCGCTTTCTTCACCCGTTCAAGCGCTGCAAATATTCCAGTGAATATGAACCTTTGTAAAAAGCTAAAACTAGACGAAGATACTTACTCGGTATCTATCCCTCTAGGTGCAACGATCAACATGGCGGGTGCTGCTATCACTATCACAGTGTTAACACTGGCTGCCGTACACACGATGGGGATTGAGATTGATATCTTCACTGCCATTCTACTAAGCCTTGTTGCTGCAATTTCAGCATGTGGGGCATCGGGTGTTGCAGGCGGTTCACTTCTATTAATTCCACTCGCATGTGGCCTATTCGGCATCTCAAACGATGTCGCGATGCAAGTGGTAGCCGTTGGTTTCATTATCGGTGTAATTCAAGATTCAGCAGAAACAGCACTTAACAGCTCAACTGACGTTGTCTTCACAGCTGCAGTTTGCCAAGCGAATCAAAACAAAGCTCAATAA
- a CDS encoding copper chaperone PCu(A)C: MKLKALALAGLLLTPLAQANNDILIHDAYARATPPSAVNSAVFTTLVNHSNKDRAIVSATTPAAGKVELHDVIVDGDIMKMRQVQEITIPANGEAVLKPGSLHIMLFNLNSSLKEGEQIEVTLTFANGETQTFDAPVKKVMSGMKKMNHNHH, translated from the coding sequence ATGAAGTTAAAAGCATTGGCTCTCGCTGGCTTATTACTCACTCCTCTTGCTCAAGCGAATAACGACATTCTGATTCATGACGCATATGCACGTGCAACACCGCCTTCAGCAGTGAACAGCGCAGTATTCACGACCTTAGTCAACCACAGCAACAAAGATCGCGCTATCGTTTCTGCAACGACGCCTGCGGCAGGAAAGGTAGAGCTTCACGATGTTATCGTCGACGGCGATATAATGAAGATGCGCCAAGTTCAAGAGATCACTATTCCTGCGAATGGTGAAGCGGTACTTAAACCAGGTAGCCTACACATCATGTTGTTCAATCTAAACAGCAGCCTAAAAGAAGGTGAGCAAATCGAAGTGACACTGACCTTCGCAAACGGTGAAACACAGACCTTTGATGCACCCGTGAAAAAAGTAATGAGCGGTATGAAAAAGATGAATCACAACCATCATTAA
- a CDS encoding SCO family protein, with the protein MSKNWSLALVVAFVLGFGIKSYLDGQYETQKQHAAKQQLSETTLFGKDNQPTKIFDGNDDRIRIVYFGFTRCPDVCPTSLAMLAGALNQVSDEAKAKIRPIFVSLDPERDAAQASYEYAQYFHPMMEGLSGPLEVTTTLAHNYGVIFRKTKLEGSELEYTLDHSSYFYFLKPDGTLITKVPHTLTPAPIVEAINRLTHETTNG; encoded by the coding sequence ATGAGTAAAAATTGGTCGTTAGCATTAGTGGTCGCGTTTGTACTTGGCTTTGGCATTAAAAGCTATCTTGATGGTCAATACGAAACTCAAAAACAACACGCTGCAAAGCAACAATTATCTGAAACGACCCTTTTCGGTAAAGATAACCAACCAACAAAAATCTTTGATGGCAATGATGACAGAATTCGTATCGTCTATTTCGGTTTCACACGTTGCCCTGATGTCTGTCCGACCTCTTTAGCGATGTTAGCCGGGGCGCTTAACCAAGTCTCTGATGAAGCAAAAGCAAAAATCCGCCCAATTTTTGTCTCTCTTGACCCTGAACGTGATGCTGCGCAAGCCTCCTACGAATATGCACAATATTTCCACCCAATGATGGAAGGATTGAGTGGCCCGTTAGAGGTGACAACAACGCTTGCACATAACTATGGGGTGATTTTCAGAAAGACCAAACTTGAAGGTTCAGAGTTGGAATACACCTTAGATCACAGCTCATATTTTTATTTTTTAAAGCCCGATGGCACGCTGATAACCAAAGTGCCGCATACGTTAACGCCAGCGCCAATTGTTGAAGCCATCAACAGATTAACGCACGAAACCACCAACGGCTGA
- a CDS encoding DUF368 domain-containing protein translates to MNYLSTFFKGIAMGAADVVPGVSGGTIAFITGIYDTLLESIRRVNPSLLGLWKREGFKAAFKHINGAFLISLFAGIFTSIATLAKLISWLLVTHPIPLWSFFFGLILVSVFHVLKQVEKRDMIRFVFLLLGMAFAYSITVIKPLQMEPTSINLLIAGAIAICAMILPGISGSFILLLIGMYGPVLGAVKGFQIDVLALFLVGCVIGLLTFSHVLSWLLRSFRDFTLVFLTGLMIGTLPKIWPWKETISWHINSKGEQVPLLQHNLSPFNFETVTAQPSQLALAIVMMLAAIVLVLGLEKFAERNAD, encoded by the coding sequence ATGAACTACTTAAGTACTTTTTTCAAAGGCATCGCCATGGGCGCAGCCGACGTTGTCCCTGGCGTATCAGGCGGCACCATCGCATTCATCACCGGCATCTATGATACGCTACTTGAGAGCATTCGAAGAGTTAACCCGAGTTTGCTTGGCTTATGGAAACGTGAAGGCTTCAAAGCCGCGTTTAAGCACATCAACGGAGCTTTCTTAATTTCGCTGTTTGCAGGTATTTTCACCAGTATTGCAACGCTTGCAAAGCTGATCTCTTGGTTATTGGTCACACACCCTATTCCACTATGGTCTTTCTTCTTTGGCCTTATCTTAGTGTCGGTTTTCCATGTGCTTAAGCAAGTCGAAAAGCGCGACATGATTCGATTTGTCTTTTTACTGCTTGGTATGGCCTTTGCTTATAGCATTACCGTGATTAAGCCCCTACAAATGGAGCCAACCAGCATTAATTTGCTCATTGCCGGTGCCATTGCGATATGTGCCATGATTTTACCTGGCATCTCCGGTAGCTTTATTCTCTTGCTAATAGGTATGTATGGCCCCGTTCTTGGCGCCGTTAAAGGGTTTCAGATAGATGTGCTTGCGCTCTTCCTCGTCGGTTGTGTGATCGGTCTACTGACTTTCTCACACGTGCTCTCTTGGCTATTGCGCTCATTCCGCGATTTCACATTGGTGTTCTTAACGGGTTTGATGATAGGTACGCTACCTAAGATTTGGCCTTGGAAAGAAACCATAAGCTGGCACATCAATTCAAAAGGTGAACAGGTTCCCCTACTTCAACACAATCTGTCGCCATTCAATTTCGAAACAGTGACCGCTCAGCCATCTCAACTTGCACTTGCTATTGTGATGATGTTGGCCGCGATCGTTCTAGTCCTAGGGCTAGAGAAATTTGCAGAGCGCAACGCTGACTAA
- the malT gene encoding HTH-type transcriptional regulator MalT: MWIPSKLTRPGRLHNAILRPRVLDLLQGAACYKLVLFRSPAGYGKTTMAAQWLIDKPNVGWYSIDESDNDAFRFLNYLLQSLNKATQHACPKTQKLAENRQFSSLHSLLGELFAEMSEFHQECFLVLDDYHLVNNDDIHEAMRFFLKHMPDNLTVVVTSRSMPPLGTANLRVRDLMIELGNDSLAFDTEETTRFFNQRVTDGIDDVTADSICTYVEGWPSAMQLIALQAQHQKRTLAQSAESFSTFNHAHLWDYLVEEVFDLLDSETRQFLMQCSVLDHFNDELASALTQREDALGMIESLNRFGLFIYPLEGEKNWYRFHNLFGEFLAHERQARIPQQEAELHRSAAKAWIKQKTPHQALRHAQRADDPQLIIQILSEHGWQMFNQGELSSLEMAIKQLTTDQLYSDPKLSMLRAWLAQSQHRYNQVGTLLEEAETQFQARNIELDTQQQGQYNALRAQVAINNNEPEKALELAELALSQLNTTVYRSRIVATSVVGEVNHVIGNLSRALPMMQQTEKLARQHQVYHQALWAILQQSEILIAQGYVQAAFELQDSAFKLIEEHQLQYVPLHEFLLRVRAQIFWCWNRLDEAEECCYKGLDILGHHSPSKHLHSYSMLARLALSRGEIDKASKFIDQIQHLLRQSTYHVDWTANASLSLILFWQITGDKDAIHDWLNVAVRPESASNHFCQLQWRNIVRAHIILEQYEDAEEALTFLKSEAQRSHLVTDTNRNLIVEAVLRTQTNDEDSARVLLEEALHMTNQTGMVGNFLIDGSIIGHIVDKLSNKPGLGDLERHRAQQIMKDISTTQRSRSIHFDEDFVENLVNHPNIPELVRTSPLTQREWQVLGLIYSGFSNEQIAQELDVAGTTIKTHIRNLYQKLNIANRKEAINTAKNLLQLMGY, from the coding sequence ATGTGGATCCCTTCGAAACTGACTCGTCCCGGCCGCTTACATAATGCAATACTGCGCCCAAGAGTGCTTGACCTCCTACAAGGTGCAGCTTGTTATAAGCTCGTGTTGTTTCGCTCTCCAGCGGGATACGGTAAAACCACCATGGCTGCCCAATGGTTAATCGATAAACCCAATGTGGGTTGGTATAGCATCGATGAAAGTGACAATGATGCATTCCGTTTCCTCAACTACCTACTGCAATCACTGAACAAAGCGACTCAACACGCCTGTCCCAAAACCCAAAAATTAGCAGAGAATCGCCAGTTTTCATCACTGCACTCTTTACTTGGTGAACTGTTTGCTGAAATGTCTGAATTCCACCAAGAATGTTTCTTGGTATTGGATGACTATCACTTAGTGAACAATGACGATATTCACGAAGCCATGCGTTTTTTCCTAAAGCATATGCCCGATAACCTGACCGTCGTCGTCACCAGTCGCAGTATGCCGCCGCTTGGTACCGCTAACCTTCGAGTTCGAGACTTAATGATTGAGTTAGGTAACGATTCGTTAGCTTTTGATACCGAAGAGACCACGCGCTTTTTCAATCAACGCGTGACCGATGGCATTGATGACGTCACGGCGGATAGCATTTGTACTTATGTAGAGGGGTGGCCTTCTGCAATGCAACTGATTGCGCTGCAAGCACAACATCAAAAACGCACCCTTGCCCAGTCAGCAGAGTCGTTCTCAACTTTTAACCATGCTCACCTTTGGGATTATTTAGTTGAAGAAGTGTTCGACCTTTTAGACTCTGAAACACGACAGTTCTTGATGCAATGTTCTGTGCTCGACCACTTCAATGACGAACTCGCCAGTGCGCTGACACAGCGTGAAGATGCGCTCGGAATGATCGAGTCACTCAATCGCTTCGGTCTGTTCATCTACCCGCTAGAGGGCGAAAAAAACTGGTACCGCTTCCATAATCTGTTCGGCGAGTTTTTAGCGCACGAGCGTCAGGCTCGAATTCCTCAACAAGAAGCCGAATTGCACCGAAGTGCGGCGAAAGCATGGATTAAACAAAAAACGCCTCATCAAGCACTGCGACACGCCCAGCGCGCTGACGACCCACAATTGATTATTCAAATCCTGAGTGAACATGGGTGGCAAATGTTCAACCAAGGCGAGCTTTCATCGTTAGAAATGGCCATCAAACAGTTAACAACGGATCAACTATACAGTGATCCAAAGTTATCCATGCTACGCGCATGGCTTGCACAAAGTCAGCACCGCTATAATCAAGTGGGTACGCTATTAGAAGAAGCCGAAACGCAGTTTCAAGCTCGAAACATCGAATTGGATACTCAACAACAGGGTCAATACAACGCCCTGCGCGCACAAGTGGCGATCAACAACAATGAACCTGAAAAGGCACTAGAGTTAGCAGAGCTTGCACTGAGCCAACTCAATACCACCGTATACCGCAGCCGAATTGTAGCCACCTCCGTTGTTGGCGAAGTCAACCACGTGATAGGTAATCTAAGCCGTGCTTTGCCAATGATGCAACAGACTGAAAAGCTGGCACGTCAGCATCAGGTTTACCATCAAGCGCTGTGGGCGATTCTGCAACAGAGTGAAATTCTAATTGCTCAAGGTTATGTTCAGGCGGCATTCGAGCTGCAAGATAGCGCGTTTAAATTGATTGAAGAGCATCAACTTCAATACGTACCTTTACACGAATTTTTGCTTCGTGTTCGAGCTCAGATCTTCTGGTGTTGGAACCGATTAGATGAAGCGGAAGAGTGTTGTTACAAAGGCTTAGATATCCTTGGCCATCACTCCCCAAGTAAGCACTTACACAGCTACTCAATGCTGGCTCGACTCGCACTAAGCCGTGGCGAAATTGATAAAGCGTCGAAATTTATCGACCAGATTCAACACTTGTTACGCCAGTCCACTTACCACGTTGATTGGACAGCAAACGCTTCTCTTTCTTTGATACTTTTTTGGCAAATAACAGGCGATAAAGATGCTATCCATGATTGGCTAAATGTAGCGGTTCGGCCGGAATCAGCCAGTAACCACTTCTGCCAGCTGCAATGGAGAAATATTGTTCGTGCTCACATCATCTTAGAGCAATACGAAGACGCAGAGGAAGCATTAACGTTCTTAAAAAGCGAAGCTCAACGGTCTCACCTTGTCACTGACACTAACCGAAACTTAATTGTTGAAGCGGTGCTGCGCACCCAAACGAACGACGAAGACAGTGCGCGAGTGTTACTTGAAGAAGCGCTGCATATGACCAATCAAACGGGCATGGTCGGTAACTTTTTAATCGACGGTAGCATTATTGGTCATATCGTAGACAAACTGAGTAATAAACCGGGTTTAGGCGATTTAGAGCGTCACCGCGCTCAACAAATCATGAAAGACATCTCAACAACTCAGCGTAGCCGTTCGATTCACTTTGACGAAGATTTTGTTGAGAATCTGGTTAATCACCCCAACATCCCTGAGCTTGTGCGCACTAGCCCACTCACCCAGCGAGAATGGCAAGTGCTCGGATTAATTTACTCAGGTTTTAGTAACGAGCAGATCGCTCAAGAGTTGGATGTCGCAGGGACAACAATCAAGACTCACATTCGGAACCTTTATCAAAAGCTGAACATTGCCAACCGTAAAGAAGCCATCAATACCGCTAAGAACTTACTGCAATTAATGGGATACTAA
- a CDS encoding glycogen/starch/alpha-glucan phosphorylase — MKPTQQKTFDKVSFQESVKKHLSATYATTVETADSRSWYLAMGRALAELTTFDLLETENDEKIKNAKSVNYLSLEFLIGRLTGNNLISMGLYEQITHAMEELGQNLTDLLEEERDPSLGNGGLGRLAACFMDSCAAQEYPTVGYGLHYEYGLFKQSFQDGRQQEAPDAWRGVEGYPWEVARPELAQHIGFYGHVEVEYIDGKEVRIWVPGMEVKAMPWDLPIVGYESNTVYPLRLWECQAIAPFSLASFNNGDYFEAQHSLIDAGNITKVLYPNDNHEKGKTLRLMQQYFHSAASVRDILRRHEAAGFSLEDLPKQETIQLNDTHPTIAIPELMRILIDEKGLSWDQAWEISAHTFAYTNHTLLPEALETWSESLIKRLLPRHMEIIFEINHRFMQEVRKMWPGDGEKQAKLSIIQEGFHRMVRMANLCVIGSYKVNGVAALHSQLVKKDLFPEFNEIFPGKLTNVTNGITPRRWLKFCNPGLSTLITGKIGTEWPAKLEQLEGIAQFATDAKFQKEFMAVKKENKQRLADWVQENMGIELDTNAIFDVQIKRLHEYKRQHLDLLHILSLYHRILNEPGFECEPRVCFFAAKAAPGYHLAKEIIFAVNKIAEKINNDPRIGNKLKVVFIPDYRVSMAEIIIPAADVSQQISLAGKEASGTGNMKMALNGALTIGTMDGANVEIREEVGDENIYIFGLDVDGVQALKAQGYNPYDYYNADPLLKASLDLLIGDEFTPGQPGLLRATFDSLLDGGDPYLCLADFASYVKAHEDMSKQYKDQAGWAKKAILNTALVGKFTSDRSIRDYVNNIWKLEAVNR, encoded by the coding sequence ATGAAACCAACTCAGCAAAAAACTTTCGATAAAGTGTCATTCCAAGAGAGTGTTAAGAAACATTTATCTGCAACCTACGCCACAACCGTTGAAACAGCAGACAGCCGTTCATGGTATCTAGCAATGGGTCGTGCTCTTGCAGAGCTCACGACTTTTGACCTGCTAGAAACTGAAAATGATGAAAAAATTAAGAACGCGAAAAGCGTTAACTACCTATCTCTAGAGTTTTTGATTGGCCGTTTAACCGGTAACAATCTGATCAGCATGGGTCTGTACGAGCAAATCACTCACGCGATGGAAGAGCTAGGTCAAAACCTAACGGACCTTCTAGAAGAAGAGCGTGACCCATCACTCGGTAATGGTGGTCTTGGTCGTCTAGCGGCTTGTTTCATGGATTCTTGTGCCGCTCAAGAATACCCAACAGTCGGTTACGGTCTTCACTACGAATACGGTCTATTCAAACAATCTTTCCAAGACGGTCGTCAACAAGAAGCACCTGATGCATGGCGTGGTGTGGAAGGTTACCCATGGGAAGTCGCTCGCCCAGAACTCGCACAACACATTGGTTTTTACGGTCATGTAGAAGTTGAATACATCGACGGTAAAGAAGTTCGTATTTGGGTTCCAGGTATGGAAGTGAAAGCAATGCCTTGGGATCTCCCTATCGTAGGTTACGAGTCAAACACGGTTTACCCACTGCGCCTTTGGGAATGTCAGGCAATCGCACCATTCTCACTTGCGAGCTTCAACAACGGTGATTACTTCGAAGCGCAACACTCGCTCATCGATGCAGGTAACATCACTAAGGTTCTGTACCCGAACGACAACCACGAGAAAGGTAAAACTCTGCGTCTAATGCAGCAGTACTTCCACTCAGCAGCGTCGGTTCGCGATATTTTACGTCGTCACGAAGCCGCAGGTTTCTCTCTAGAAGATCTGCCTAAGCAAGAAACGATTCAGCTTAACGATACGCACCCAACGATTGCGATTCCTGAGCTAATGCGCATCTTGATTGACGAGAAAGGTCTATCTTGGGATCAAGCATGGGAAATCAGTGCTCATACGTTCGCCTACACCAACCACACACTACTTCCTGAAGCACTAGAGACTTGGTCTGAATCTCTGATCAAGCGTCTTCTTCCACGTCACATGGAAATCATTTTTGAAATCAACCACCGCTTCATGCAAGAAGTTCGCAAGATGTGGCCGGGTGACGGTGAGAAGCAAGCGAAGCTTTCTATCATCCAAGAAGGTTTCCACCGTATGGTTCGCATGGCAAATCTCTGTGTGATTGGTTCTTACAAAGTAAACGGTGTCGCGGCGCTTCACTCACAACTGGTTAAGAAAGACTTGTTCCCTGAGTTCAACGAAATCTTCCCAGGCAAACTGACTAACGTAACAAACGGCATCACGCCGCGTCGTTGGTTGAAGTTCTGTAACCCAGGTCTATCTACACTAATCACTGGTAAGATCGGTACTGAGTGGCCAGCAAAACTTGAGCAGCTAGAAGGCATCGCTCAGTTTGCAACGGACGCGAAATTCCAAAAAGAATTCATGGCGGTTAAGAAAGAAAACAAACAGCGCCTAGCTGATTGGGTTCAAGAGAACATGGGTATCGAGCTAGATACTAACGCTATCTTTGACGTTCAAATTAAACGTCTTCACGAATACAAGCGTCAGCATCTAGATTTGCTCCACATTCTCTCTCTGTACCACCGTATTCTTAACGAACCGGGTTTTGAGTGTGAGCCACGCGTATGTTTCTTCGCAGCGAAAGCCGCACCGGGTTACCACTTGGCGAAAGAGATCATCTTCGCGGTTAACAAGATTGCAGAGAAGATCAACAACGACCCTCGCATCGGCAACAAACTGAAAGTGGTCTTCATTCCTGACTACCGTGTCAGCATGGCTGAAATCATCATCCCTGCCGCAGACGTTTCTCAGCAAATCTCACTAGCGGGTAAAGAAGCATCAGGTACGGGCAACATGAAGATGGCGTTAAACGGCGCGCTGACTATCGGTACGATGGATGGTGCAAACGTTGAGATTCGTGAAGAAGTGGGTGATGAAAACATCTACATCTTTGGTCTAGACGTTGATGGTGTTCAAGCACTGAAAGCTCAGGGCTACAACCCATACGACTACTACAACGCTGACCCACTATTGAAAGCGTCTCTGGATCTACTGATTGGCGATGAGTTCACTCCAGGTCAACCGGGTCTTCTGCGCGCGACGTTTGATAGCCTGCTTGATGGTGGTGACCCTTACCTATGCCTTGCTGATTTCGCCTCTTACGTGAAAGCGCATGAAGATATGAGCAAGCAATACAAAGACCAAGCGGGTTGGGCTAAGAAAGCGATTCTTAACACCGCGTTGGTCGGTAAATTCACCTCAGACCGTTCAATTCGAGATTACGTGAATAATATTTGGAAACTTGAAGCGGTTAACCGTTAA
- the malQ gene encoding 4-alpha-glucanotransferase: MKEQTVLKQVAEMAHIADSYVSAWGDEAQVSDETITSLLASLGYDTSSDDALLKSAERKHKKEVLDPVLVLRDGEPVEVALNLGVSARESEFSWCLETEQGEVLEGYLQSQVVRDERAEGGPLVFALPGDLAWGYHKLIVSRKRRKKPYEMTLIITPKACFKQSPIEQGKKLWGPSVQLYTLRTQHNWGVGDFGDLKQLVADIASRGGDFVGLNPIHSLFPANPEGASPYSPSSRRWLNILYIDVSSVPEFALSAEAQQIVGSADFQLRLQKAREAHWVNYTEVSELKMSILPLLFAEFKVRHLNKNSDRAQAFLAFVEEGGDSLMHQAAFDALHGELHAEDSGMWGWPVFPDKYRTFDSTATQKYIKENLEQVHLYMYLQWLADCQINDAQSLAEEKGMAVGLYRDLAVGVADSGSESWADDGNLVMDASIGAPPDILGPLGQNWGLPPLNPQVLKNTSYDAYIKLLRANMKHCGALRIDHVLGLLRLWWIPKGEDATKGAYVYYPVQDMLSILALESHRYQCSVIGEDLGTVPDEIVDILADAGVHSYKVFFFETSKEDGGFISPQHYASQSMAALCTHDMPTLRGFWHCDDLKMGQEIGLYPDAAQLDTLFDDRLECKQGILDSVAWHGFLPEGVGRDASQVPMDSYLAEALQLHVAAGGSTLLSVQLEDWLEMDKPVNIPGTVDEYPNWRRKLSMNLDEIFAHEGVNRIASKLTETREKAGK; this comes from the coding sequence ATGAAAGAACAGACCGTATTAAAACAAGTCGCAGAAATGGCACATATTGCCGACAGTTACGTTAGTGCGTGGGGCGATGAAGCACAAGTATCAGACGAAACGATCACGTCGCTACTGGCTTCATTGGGATACGATACGAGCAGCGATGATGCTCTGCTAAAGTCAGCAGAAAGAAAACACAAAAAAGAGGTGCTGGATCCAGTTCTTGTCTTGCGTGATGGTGAGCCAGTAGAAGTGGCGCTAAATTTAGGTGTCAGCGCTCGTGAAAGTGAGTTTAGCTGGTGCTTAGAGACCGAGCAAGGAGAGGTACTTGAAGGCTATCTTCAATCTCAAGTCGTTCGTGACGAGCGTGCCGAGGGTGGCCCTTTAGTGTTTGCACTGCCAGGTGATTTGGCATGGGGTTACCACAAGTTGATAGTCAGCCGTAAACGCCGTAAGAAGCCTTATGAGATGACATTGATTATTACACCAAAGGCGTGTTTTAAGCAGTCACCAATTGAGCAAGGCAAAAAACTATGGGGGCCAAGTGTTCAGCTGTACACACTAAGAACTCAGCATAACTGGGGCGTAGGTGACTTTGGTGATCTAAAACAGCTGGTGGCTGATATCGCCTCTCGTGGTGGTGACTTTGTCGGGCTAAACCCAATTCACTCACTGTTTCCTGCCAATCCAGAAGGCGCGAGCCCATACAGCCCATCTTCACGTCGTTGGTTGAACATTTTATACATTGATGTGAGCTCAGTACCTGAATTTGCATTAAGTGCAGAAGCACAACAAATTGTAGGCAGCGCTGATTTTCAGCTTCGTTTACAAAAAGCTCGCGAAGCGCACTGGGTCAATTATACGGAAGTGTCTGAGCTTAAAATGAGCATCTTACCTCTGTTATTCGCAGAATTTAAGGTCCGCCACCTAAACAAAAATAGTGACCGTGCCCAAGCGTTCTTAGCGTTTGTGGAAGAGGGCGGCGACAGCTTGATGCATCAAGCGGCGTTCGATGCTTTGCATGGTGAATTACATGCTGAAGATTCAGGTATGTGGGGATGGCCGGTATTCCCTGACAAATACCGTACATTCGATAGCACTGCGACACAGAAATACATTAAAGAGAACCTAGAACAAGTGCATCTCTACATGTATCTGCAATGGTTAGCCGATTGCCAGATCAACGATGCACAGTCTCTCGCTGAAGAAAAAGGTATGGCGGTTGGCCTTTACCGAGATCTTGCGGTAGGTGTTGCTGACTCAGGCAGTGAGTCATGGGCTGATGACGGAAACCTAGTGATGGATGCAAGCATTGGCGCTCCACCCGATATTCTTGGTCCTTTAGGACAAAACTGGGGTTTACCGCCACTGAACCCTCAAGTGCTGAAAAACACCAGTTACGACGCTTACATTAAGTTGCTTCGTGCAAACATGAAACATTGTGGTGCGCTGCGTATTGATCATGTTTTAGGTCTACTGAGGTTATGGTGGATTCCTAAAGGTGAAGACGCAACCAAAGGGGCGTACGTCTACTATCCCGTGCAGGATATGTTGTCGATTTTGGCGCTTGAATCTCACCGTTACCAATGTAGCGTTATCGGTGAAGACTTAGGAACTGTGCCGGACGAAATTGTCGATATCCTTGCTGATGCGGGTGTGCACTCTTACAAAGTGTTCTTCTTTGAAACATCAAAAGAAGACGGTGGCTTCATCTCACCTCAGCACTACGCATCACAATCAATGGCAGCATTATGTACTCACGACATGCCAACGCTTCGTGGCTTTTGGCATTGTGATGATTTGAAGATGGGTCAAGAGATTGGCTTATACCCAGATGCTGCACAACTAGACACTCTGTTCGATGACCGCCTTGAATGTAAGCAAGGTATCTTAGATTCAGTGGCATGGCATGGTTTCCTACCGGAAGGGGTTGGTCGTGATGCAAGTCAAGTACCGATGGACTCTTATCTTGCTGAGGCACTTCAACTGCATGTTGCGGCTGGTGGTTCAACTTTATTAAGTGTTCAATTAGAAGATTGGCTTGAGATGGATAAGCCAGTAAACATTCCTGGAACGGTCGATGAGTACCCTAACTGGCGTCGTAAGCTATCAATGAACTTGGATGAAATTTTTGCTCACGAAGGGGTAAACCGTATCGCTTCCAAGCTGACAGAGACTCGAGAAAAAGCCGGTAAATAG